The following are from one region of the Brienomyrus brachyistius isolate T26 chromosome 4, BBRACH_0.4, whole genome shotgun sequence genome:
- the plag1 gene encoding zinc finger protein PLAG1 isoform X3 produces the protein MATHSPEKTHKCNYCEKMFHRKDHLKNHLHTHDPNKEAFSCEECGKSYNTKLGFRRHQALHSANAGDLTCRVCLQTFPSTAELLEHLKSHAGKSSGGAKEKKHQCEHCDRRFYTRKDVRRHMVVHTGRKDFLCQYCAQRFGRKDHLTRHVKKSHTKELLKVKTEPLDLLDPFACGVPLPVKAELQSMMAMASGELGVYASPAQVDQAAGPLAMACPLAVEHAGLSAHQHPLKYQPGSTSYSMPGSEKEQPLKGEIESYLMELQNSMPSSSGDVAVPGAKLDLTSPVGALDEASVDASLSKLPGMAASDPLPSSSSSLDFSQLFNFLPLNGPLYGQPVPGSSLGIGYVQEEALSLPQPQDPSEPGGSMGLGALHGLSSPFTSNTGATTLPRFHQAFQ, from the coding sequence ATGGCCACCCATTCCCCCGAGAAGACCCACAAGTGTAATTACTGCGAGAAGATGTTCCACCGTAAAGACCACCTGAAGAACCACCTACACACGCACGACCCCAACAAGGAGGCGTTCTCGTGCGAGGAGTGCGGCAAGAGCTACAACACCAAGCTGGGCTTCCGGCGCCACCAGGCTCTGCACTCGGCCAACGCCGGCGACCTCACGTGCCGCGTTTGTCTGCAGACCTTTCCCAGCACGGCCGAGCTGCTGGAGCACCTGAAGAGCCACGCGGGCAAGTCGTCGGGCGGCGCCAAGGAGAAGAAGCACCAGTGCGAGCACTGCGACCGGCGCTTCTACACGCGCAAGGACGTCCGCCGCCACATGGTGGTGCACACCGGCCGCAAGGACTTCCTGTGCCAATACTGCGCGCAGCGCTTCGGCAGGAAGGACCACCTGACGCGCCATGTCAAGAAGAGCCACACGAAGGAGCTGCTCAAGGTCAAGACGGAGCCGCTGGACTTGCTGGACCCGTTTGCCTGCGGCGTCCCGCTGCCAGTCAAGGCCGAGCTGCAATCCATGATGGCCATGGCGTCTGGCGAGCTCGGCGTTTACGCTTCGCCGGCAcaggtggaccaggcggccggGCCCTTGGCGATGGCGTGCCCGCTGGCGGTGGAGCACGCCGGTCTCTCCGCTCACCAGCACCCCCTGAAATATCAGCCGGGTTCTACCTCATACTCCATGCCTGGGTCTGAGAAGGAGCAGCCGCTCAAGGGGGAGATTGAGAGCTACCTGATGGAGCTGCAGAACAGCATGCCTTCATCTTCGGGGGATGTGGCCGTCCCCGGAGCCAAGCTGGACCTGACGTCGCCGGTAGGGGCCCTGGACGAAGCCTCGGTGGATGCCTCGCTGTCCAAGCTCCCTGGAATGGCCGCTTCTGACCCGCTAccctcctcatcttcctccCTGGACTTCTCTCAGCTCTTCAACTTCCTCCCTCTGAACGGGCCCCTGTACGGACAGCCCGTCCCCGGCTCGAGCCTGGGCATCGGCTACGTCCAGGAGGAGGCGCTGTCACTCCCGCAGCCCCAGGACCCCTCGGAGCCCGGGGGCAGCATGGGATTGGGCGCCCTCCACGGGCTGTCCTCGCCGTTCACGTCCAACACGGGAGCTACCACCCTGCCCCGTTTCCACCAGGCGTTTCAGTAA
- the plag1 gene encoding zinc finger protein PLAG1 isoform X1: protein MATVIPGDLDEVKDTQKVPSATGRRKRGEGKPRKNFPCHLCEKAFNSVEKLKVHSYSHTGERPYRCSHPDCSKAFVSKYKLLRHMATHSPEKTHKCNYCEKMFHRKDHLKNHLHTHDPNKEAFSCEECGKSYNTKLGFRRHQALHSANAGDLTCRVCLQTFPSTAELLEHLKSHAGKSSGGAKEKKHQCEHCDRRFYTRKDVRRHMVVHTGRKDFLCQYCAQRFGRKDHLTRHVKKSHTKELLKVKTEPLDLLDPFACGVPLPVKAELQSMMAMASGELGVYASPAQVDQAAGPLAMACPLAVEHAGLSAHQHPLKYQPGSTSYSMPGSEKEQPLKGEIESYLMELQNSMPSSSGDVAVPGAKLDLTSPVGALDEASVDASLSKLPGMAASDPLPSSSSSLDFSQLFNFLPLNGPLYGQPVPGSSLGIGYVQEEALSLPQPQDPSEPGGSMGLGALHGLSSPFTSNTGATTLPRFHQAFQ from the exons ATGGCCACGGTAATACCTGGGGATTTAGACGAAGTCAAGGATACCCAGAAGGTCCCATCGGCCACCGGGAGGCGAAAGAGAGGCGAGGGCAAACCCCGGAAGAATTTCCCTTGCCACCTGTGCGAAAAGGCATTCAACAGCGTGGAAAAGCTGAAGGTGCACTCATATTCGCACACAGGGGAGCGTCCGTACCGCTGCTCGCACCCAGACTGCAGCAAGGCCTTCGTCTCCAAGTACAAGCTGCTGAG GCACATGGCCACCCATTCCCCCGAGAAGACCCACAAGTGTAATTACTGCGAGAAGATGTTCCACCGTAAAGACCACCTGAAGAACCACCTACACACGCACGACCCCAACAAGGAGGCGTTCTCGTGCGAGGAGTGCGGCAAGAGCTACAACACCAAGCTGGGCTTCCGGCGCCACCAGGCTCTGCACTCGGCCAACGCCGGCGACCTCACGTGCCGCGTTTGTCTGCAGACCTTTCCCAGCACGGCCGAGCTGCTGGAGCACCTGAAGAGCCACGCGGGCAAGTCGTCGGGCGGCGCCAAGGAGAAGAAGCACCAGTGCGAGCACTGCGACCGGCGCTTCTACACGCGCAAGGACGTCCGCCGCCACATGGTGGTGCACACCGGCCGCAAGGACTTCCTGTGCCAATACTGCGCGCAGCGCTTCGGCAGGAAGGACCACCTGACGCGCCATGTCAAGAAGAGCCACACGAAGGAGCTGCTCAAGGTCAAGACGGAGCCGCTGGACTTGCTGGACCCGTTTGCCTGCGGCGTCCCGCTGCCAGTCAAGGCCGAGCTGCAATCCATGATGGCCATGGCGTCTGGCGAGCTCGGCGTTTACGCTTCGCCGGCAcaggtggaccaggcggccggGCCCTTGGCGATGGCGTGCCCGCTGGCGGTGGAGCACGCCGGTCTCTCCGCTCACCAGCACCCCCTGAAATATCAGCCGGGTTCTACCTCATACTCCATGCCTGGGTCTGAGAAGGAGCAGCCGCTCAAGGGGGAGATTGAGAGCTACCTGATGGAGCTGCAGAACAGCATGCCTTCATCTTCGGGGGATGTGGCCGTCCCCGGAGCCAAGCTGGACCTGACGTCGCCGGTAGGGGCCCTGGACGAAGCCTCGGTGGATGCCTCGCTGTCCAAGCTCCCTGGAATGGCCGCTTCTGACCCGCTAccctcctcatcttcctccCTGGACTTCTCTCAGCTCTTCAACTTCCTCCCTCTGAACGGGCCCCTGTACGGACAGCCCGTCCCCGGCTCGAGCCTGGGCATCGGCTACGTCCAGGAGGAGGCGCTGTCACTCCCGCAGCCCCAGGACCCCTCGGAGCCCGGGGGCAGCATGGGATTGGGCGCCCTCCACGGGCTGTCCTCGCCGTTCACGTCCAACACGGGAGCTACCACCCTGCCCCGTTTCCACCAGGCGTTTCAGTAA
- the plag1 gene encoding zinc finger protein PLAG1 isoform X2: MSQFPSCRYCGQIDVFRGAFSQKGVRSQKCVSIQRHMATHSPEKTHKCNYCEKMFHRKDHLKNHLHTHDPNKEAFSCEECGKSYNTKLGFRRHQALHSANAGDLTCRVCLQTFPSTAELLEHLKSHAGKSSGGAKEKKHQCEHCDRRFYTRKDVRRHMVVHTGRKDFLCQYCAQRFGRKDHLTRHVKKSHTKELLKVKTEPLDLLDPFACGVPLPVKAELQSMMAMASGELGVYASPAQVDQAAGPLAMACPLAVEHAGLSAHQHPLKYQPGSTSYSMPGSEKEQPLKGEIESYLMELQNSMPSSSGDVAVPGAKLDLTSPVGALDEASVDASLSKLPGMAASDPLPSSSSSLDFSQLFNFLPLNGPLYGQPVPGSSLGIGYVQEEALSLPQPQDPSEPGGSMGLGALHGLSSPFTSNTGATTLPRFHQAFQ, translated from the coding sequence ATGTCTCAGTTTCCGAGTTGCAGATATTGTGGTCAAATTGACGTTTTCAGAGGTGCATTTTCTCAGAAAGGTGTCCGCTCACAGAAATGTGTCTCCATCCAAAGGCACATGGCCACCCATTCCCCCGAGAAGACCCACAAGTGTAATTACTGCGAGAAGATGTTCCACCGTAAAGACCACCTGAAGAACCACCTACACACGCACGACCCCAACAAGGAGGCGTTCTCGTGCGAGGAGTGCGGCAAGAGCTACAACACCAAGCTGGGCTTCCGGCGCCACCAGGCTCTGCACTCGGCCAACGCCGGCGACCTCACGTGCCGCGTTTGTCTGCAGACCTTTCCCAGCACGGCCGAGCTGCTGGAGCACCTGAAGAGCCACGCGGGCAAGTCGTCGGGCGGCGCCAAGGAGAAGAAGCACCAGTGCGAGCACTGCGACCGGCGCTTCTACACGCGCAAGGACGTCCGCCGCCACATGGTGGTGCACACCGGCCGCAAGGACTTCCTGTGCCAATACTGCGCGCAGCGCTTCGGCAGGAAGGACCACCTGACGCGCCATGTCAAGAAGAGCCACACGAAGGAGCTGCTCAAGGTCAAGACGGAGCCGCTGGACTTGCTGGACCCGTTTGCCTGCGGCGTCCCGCTGCCAGTCAAGGCCGAGCTGCAATCCATGATGGCCATGGCGTCTGGCGAGCTCGGCGTTTACGCTTCGCCGGCAcaggtggaccaggcggccggGCCCTTGGCGATGGCGTGCCCGCTGGCGGTGGAGCACGCCGGTCTCTCCGCTCACCAGCACCCCCTGAAATATCAGCCGGGTTCTACCTCATACTCCATGCCTGGGTCTGAGAAGGAGCAGCCGCTCAAGGGGGAGATTGAGAGCTACCTGATGGAGCTGCAGAACAGCATGCCTTCATCTTCGGGGGATGTGGCCGTCCCCGGAGCCAAGCTGGACCTGACGTCGCCGGTAGGGGCCCTGGACGAAGCCTCGGTGGATGCCTCGCTGTCCAAGCTCCCTGGAATGGCCGCTTCTGACCCGCTAccctcctcatcttcctccCTGGACTTCTCTCAGCTCTTCAACTTCCTCCCTCTGAACGGGCCCCTGTACGGACAGCCCGTCCCCGGCTCGAGCCTGGGCATCGGCTACGTCCAGGAGGAGGCGCTGTCACTCCCGCAGCCCCAGGACCCCTCGGAGCCCGGGGGCAGCATGGGATTGGGCGCCCTCCACGGGCTGTCCTCGCCGTTCACGTCCAACACGGGAGCTACCACCCTGCCCCGTTTCCACCAGGCGTTTCAGTAA
- the chchd7 gene encoding coiled-coil-helix-coiled-coil-helix domain-containing protein 7, whose translation MPSNVSKVRNEDINPCIEESDGSRKCLDANNYNKDKCTAYFIRYKNCRKFWHGVMLQRRKEGVKPDIPTLEEREEILRARGGKPY comes from the exons ATGCCTTCAAATGTAAGCAAAGTTAGGAATGAGGATATCAATCCATGCATTGAG GAAAGCGATGGTTCTAGGAAGTGTTTAGACGCCAATAATTACAACAAGGACAAGTGCACAGCGTATTTCATTAGGTACAAAAACTGCAGGAAGTTCTGG CACGGCGTAATGCTACAGCGGCGAAAGGAGGGCGTGAAGCCAGACATACCCACGCTGGAGGAGAGGGAGGAGATCCTGCGGGCCAGGGGCGGGAAGCCTTACTGA